In Isosphaera pallida ATCC 43644, the sequence ATTCCCTAGGATCCGAACGGTGAGCAAATCGTCCGGGTTTGGGGAGGATCGGCGCGTGAATCGTCGGCGATTGGGGAAGGGATTGGACGCCCTGCTGGGCCATGCCGACGGCGGCGCGGAGCCCGGTTCGATCGACCGTAGCGAACTGATCCGCATCGGGTTGGAACGCATCGGGCCCAACCCTTATCAACCCCGCCGTGACTTTCCTGAAGAGGAACTTCGAGCTCTGGCCGACTCGATCCGGGAACACGGCGTCCTCCAGCCGATCTTGGTACGTCCCGACCCCGACGATCCCGAACGCTATCAACTCATCGCCGGCGAACGGCGGTTGCGGGCTTGCGTCTTGGCCCAGGTCTTCGAAGTCCCCGCCCGCATCATGGCGCTGGACGACCGCAAGGTGGCCGAACTCGCGCTGGTGGAGAACCTCCAGCGCGAGGATCTTGGACCGCTCGAGAAGGCAGTGGCCTTCCGCGATTACCTGGCCGCTCATGGTTGCACCCAGGAGGAACTGGCCAAACGTTTAGGACTGGACCGATCGACCGTCGCTAACCTCATCCGACTGCTGGACCTCCCCGATTCGGTCGCGGAATGGCTCCGACAACGCAAGCTGACCCAGGGACACGCTCGCGCTCTTTTGGCGCTGGGTGATGCCGAGGCGATCATCGCGGCGGCCGCACGGGTGGTCGAGGAAGGGCTGTCGGTTCGTCAGACTGAAACCCTCGTCTCCGGCGGCGATCCTTACGCCGCCCGTGCCACTAGCGGCAGCTCCTCGGCGTCGCGCCGGTCAAACGACCCGGCTGAGCGAGTGGTGCCCTCGCATTTCCGCGATCTTGAAACCCACCTGCGTCAGAAGTTCGGCACCGCCGTGGCGGTCAAGCCCACGGGCCAAGGCAAAGGACGAATCGTCATCGAGTTCGCCAACGAAGAGGAATTTGCGCGGGTGTCGGCTCTGATCCGCGACTTTTGACCCGGCGCGTGGCCTCGTCCGATCTGGCACCCTTGCCTTGAGGGAAAGGCTCGGGAA encodes:
- a CDS encoding ParB/RepB/Spo0J family partition protein; translated protein: MNRRRLGKGLDALLGHADGGAEPGSIDRSELIRIGLERIGPNPYQPRRDFPEEELRALADSIREHGVLQPILVRPDPDDPERYQLIAGERRLRACVLAQVFEVPARIMALDDRKVAELALVENLQREDLGPLEKAVAFRDYLAAHGCTQEELAKRLGLDRSTVANLIRLLDLPDSVAEWLRQRKLTQGHARALLALGDAEAIIAAAARVVEEGLSVRQTETLVSGGDPYAARATSGSSSASRRSNDPAERVVPSHFRDLETHLRQKFGTAVAVKPTGQGKGRIVIEFANEEEFARVSALIRDF